Proteins encoded together in one Solanum lycopersicum chromosome 7, SLM_r2.1 window:
- the LOC138337337 gene encoding uncharacterized protein, with translation MAGSDSEEDKEEEDMNEKGSVKRKQQQWYLDSAFSRHMTGDKRSFLSLKNIKGGNVAFGNGKSGEIQGIRKIGSMGTHAIENVYYVNGLQHNLLSVSQICDKGNNVLFTKKECRVTNSVTGNLVLLGKRHKNVYKAKIVNSKEDTLKCLSAVSDCSMLRNKRMGYISITTINKLISKDLVRGLPTKSFRDNQVCGTCIQGK, from the exons ATGGCTGGATCAGATTCTGAAGaggataaagaagaagaagatatgaaTGAAAAG GGATCAGTGAAGAGGAAGCAACAACAATGGTACTTGGATAGTGCATTTTCCAGACACATGACTGGAGATAAAAGAagcttcctctcactcaagaacATCAAAGGAGGAAACGTTGCCTTTGGTAATGGAAAAAGTGGTGAAATTCAGGGAATTAGAAAGATTGGATCAATGGGTACTCATGCAATTGAGAACGTATACTATGTGAATGGTCTACAACATAATCTATTGAGCGTATCTCAAATATGCGATAAAGGAAACAATGTTCTCTTTACAAAAAAGGAATGCAGAGTAACAAACTCAGTGACTGGGAACCTGGTTCTTCTAGGTAAGAGACACAAGAATGTATACAAAGCCAAGATTGTTAACTCCAAGGAAGATACTCTTAAATGTCTAAGTGCAGTCTCTGATTGCTCCATGCTACGGAACAAAAGAATGGGTTACATTAGCATAACAACTATAAACAAACTCATATCAAAAGACCTGGTTAGGGGACTGCCAACCAAAAGTTTCAGGGACAACCAAGTATGTGGAACCTGCATTCAAGGAAAATAG